CGAGCAGATCGTCGCCGGAGGCCACCGCGTGATGCGCAATGCGCACGAGCTGTTCCATCATCGACGCCGGAATACCCGCTGCCGCTGATCCACCACATCGAACAGCGTGCGCGACGGGCCGAGGAGCGTTTCTACTTTGCCCAGCACCAGCACGCCGCCCGGCGCGAGGGCATCGTGCACCCGCTGCAGCAGCGCCGTTTGCGCGTCACGGTCAAAGTAGATGACCACATTGCGACAGGTGACCAGATGCAGGGGTGCGGCCGGCGGCGCTTCTTGCAGCAGATCATGCCGCGTAAACGTGAGCCACTCGCGCACCGCCGGCACCGCACTGCCGGTCGCGTCGAAGTACCGTTCTCGCAACGCCGCGGGCATTTCCGCGAAGGCCGACTCGGCGTACCGACCAACGCGTGCCGCCTCAAGGGAGGCGCGATCGATATCCGTCGCGACAATGCGCACCCGCGAGCGCCGGTGGAGTTCACCGCGTGCAGTCAGCAGGTCATGCCAGAGCACCGCCAGCGTGTACGCTTCTTCACCCGACGAGCACCCCGCCACCCAGCAGTGCAACTCCGGCGCCGGCGAGTCCCACAAGGCAGGCAGGAGCTGCTCGCGCAAGTACAACCACGTTTCCGCGTTGCGGAAGAGTTTTGTGACGTTGATCGTCAGCGCGTCAATCAGTTGATCGTACTCCGCGGGGTCGTCGTCGAGGACATGGCTATAGGCCGCATAATCCTCGGTGCCTCGCGCACGCATCCGCACCGCAATGCGCCGGCGGAGGCAAGTGCCCTTATAGCTCGCCGTGCCAAACCCGCGATCGCGCGCGATTTTGTCGGTGAGCGCGAGAAAGGCTTCCGCGTCGGCGAGCGGTTCGCTCACGACTGCGCCTTAGCCGCCGCGAGGTTCTGGCGGATAATCGCGTTGTCGGGGTCGAGCACAAGCGCACGTTCCCAGCAGCGAATCGCATCCGCTCGTTCGTTGCGACGTAAGCGAATGTTGCCCAGCTTGAACCACGCGTCGGGTCCGATCTGCTCATTGAACTTCACGGCGCGCTGGAAGGCGTCGTACGCTTCATCAAAGCGCCCGCTCCGGTACAGAGCGTCACCAATATTTTTGTGAAGCTGCGCGATACCAGGCTCTTCGATCGCGCCACGCTCCGCGGCCGCAAGCGCCTCTGGGTACATCCGCTGCCGGTCCAACGCGACCGACAGATTGTTGTACAGCACCGCCGCATGTGGGTAGCGCTCCGTGCCCTCTCGCAACAGCGCCACGGCATCGTCCGCACGCTGACTGAGCCACGCCTCGAGCGCGGCGTAGTGGTACCACGCCGCCGTGGGTCTGCCATCGCCGAGCAGTTCCCGCGCGTGCGCAAAGGAGGCGCGGGCAGTGCCCAGATCACCCTCGCGCAACGCGAGCACGCCGAACGACGTGTGCACGCGCGGATCGCCCTCGGCGCCGCGCGCCACGGCTTCTTGTAACGCCGCGCGCGCCTTGGCGTACTCTCCACGCCGTTCGTGCGCGTACGCCAGGTTGTGATACACCCACGGTGAGGCGCCGCGCGAATGCGTGGCGGCTTCGAAATCGGCGATCGCGTCGTCCCAGCGCCCGAGTCGCAGATGGACGAGCCCGACAATAAACCGCGCCTGCAGATCGCCGGGGCGCAGCTCCACCACGCGACGGAACTCGCGCTCCGCTTCGTCGAGCATGCCGGTTTTGAAAAATGCGATGCCGAGGTTGCGATGCTCCTCCACGCGCGTATCGGGCGCCGTGACCTCGGAGGTTTTGGTTTTTCCGACGCGATGCAGAAAACCCGCCGTCGCAAGACCGTAGAGCGCCTTCCCCACATCGAATTCAATAAGCCCCGACTCTTCAACGATCGCCGCCACATCCAAACGTCCGTCAATCAGCGGCAGAATCAACTCCTGTTCCTTGGAGAGATTGCCGCGATTTTCTTCGAGCTTCCGCCGGTCGAGATCAAACACAATATCGAAGGACGGAATCTTCTTCTCGATCAGCCCCCACTCATCCACCCGTCGCGCACCCTCGAGCAACAGCGACTCGGGATTGATCGACACGAGAAAGTCCTGCTCTTCTGGGCTGAGGTCGGCCTCAAAGTTGAACGTTCCCTGCGACCAGGTGAACAGGAAGTAGACGGCCTCTTCGATTTGAATGCGGATCTGCCCGTGCAATCCCTCGCGCGAAATGATGCCGAGCGACACCAGCACATCCCCGAGCCGCTTGTCGCGCTGTTTCGACTGCGCGTCAATCGCCTGCTGGAGTTGTCCCCCGGTAATCACTCCGCTCTTGAGCAGGATATCGCCGAGCCGGTCGCGCCGATTCACGATCGCGGCGTAACAAATCTTTCCCTTGTCGAAATAGATCGAGCCAAAGTTGTTGCGATGCGTCACCGACAAGCAGCCGGTTTTCTTGCCCATCGAGAGGAGCTGCAGGACGTCGGGGAGACTGGCTTCCTTGAGACTGCCGCGAATGGCCATTAGCGGAGATCCTCAACGATGCGCGCCGAGACGTCGGGCCATTCCCAGACGAGCTTTTCGGCATCGAACATCAACGAACGACTCGAGCGCGTCGCATTGCCCACGGAGTGGACGCCAGCAAAGGGCGTGGCAAGCCCCAACTCCGCGCGCGCCAACGCCGCATTCACCGGAACGCCAGTGGCGTCCGCGGCCACACCGAGCCGATTCACAACGCCAAT
This portion of the Gemmatimonadota bacterium genome encodes:
- a CDS encoding protein-glutamate O-methyltransferase CheR, which codes for MSEPLADAEAFLALTDKIARDRGFGTASYKGTCLRRRIAVRMRARGTEDYAAYSHVLDDDPAEYDQLIDALTINVTKLFRNAETWLYLREQLLPALWDSPAPELHCWVAGCSSGEEAYTLAVLWHDLLTARGELHRRSRVRIVATDIDRASLEAARVGRYAESAFAEMPAALRERYFDATGSAVPAVREWLTFTRHDLLQEAPPAAPLHLVTCRNVVIYFDRDAQTALLQRVHDALAPGGVLVLGKVETLLGPSRTLFDVVDQRQRVFRRR
- a CDS encoding tetratricopeptide repeat protein, translated to MAIRGSLKEASLPDVLQLLSMGKKTGCLSVTHRNNFGSIYFDKGKICYAAIVNRRDRLGDILLKSGVITGGQLQQAIDAQSKQRDKRLGDVLVSLGIISREGLHGQIRIQIEEAVYFLFTWSQGTFNFEADLSPEEQDFLVSINPESLLLEGARRVDEWGLIEKKIPSFDIVFDLDRRKLEENRGNLSKEQELILPLIDGRLDVAAIVEESGLIEFDVGKALYGLATAGFLHRVGKTKTSEVTAPDTRVEEHRNLGIAFFKTGMLDEAEREFRRVVELRPGDLQARFIVGLVHLRLGRWDDAIADFEAATHSRGASPWVYHNLAYAHERRGEYAKARAALQEAVARGAEGDPRVHTSFGVLALREGDLGTARASFAHARELLGDGRPTAAWYHYAALEAWLSQRADDAVALLREGTERYPHAAVLYNNLSVALDRQRMYPEALAAAERGAIEEPGIAQLHKNIGDALYRSGRFDEAYDAFQRAVKFNEQIGPDAWFKLGNIRLRRNERADAIRCWERALVLDPDNAIIRQNLAAAKAQS